A stretch of the Archangium violaceum genome encodes the following:
- a CDS encoding rhodanese-like domain-containing protein has protein sequence MRPASPSTEPHFSFVLETPAATPEAARQHFLAKLSVETDPADLRLDLERGRKGFVVVDTRPPEAYARRHIPGAINIPGRTVSAETTAALSKDDVIVVYCWSPGCNGATKAAVRFAALGFRVKELLGGIEYWVKEGCPTEGTLPQGVPVFGIKGEI, from the coding sequence ATGCGTCCCGCGTCGCCGTCCACCGAGCCACATTTCTCATTTGTCCTCGAAACACCCGCCGCCACCCCCGAGGCCGCGCGGCAGCACTTCCTCGCGAAACTGTCGGTGGAGACGGATCCCGCCGACCTCAGGCTCGACCTGGAGCGCGGCCGGAAGGGCTTCGTCGTGGTGGACACACGCCCGCCCGAGGCCTACGCGCGCCGTCACATCCCCGGGGCGATCAACATCCCGGGCCGCACCGTTTCCGCCGAGACGACGGCGGCGCTCTCCAAGGACGACGTCATCGTCGTCTACTGCTGGAGCCCGGGCTGCAACGGCGCCACCAAGGCCGCGGTCCGCTTCGCCGCGCTGGGCTTCCGGGTGAAGGAGCTTCTGGGCGGCATCGAATACTGGGTGAAGGAGGGCTGCCCCACCGAAGGCACGCTCCCCCAGGGCGTCCCCGTCTTCGGCATCAAGGGCGAAATCTAA